From the Erythrolamprus reginae isolate rEryReg1 chromosome Z, rEryReg1.hap1, whole genome shotgun sequence genome, one window contains:
- the GIGYF1 gene encoding GRB10-interacting GYF protein 1 isoform X9, with protein sequence MAAEMLNFGPEWLRALSSGGNVASPPSSPAMPKYKLAEYRYGREEMLALYVKDNKVPDEMQDREFSAILEEDPLQPLALVPLTEEEQRNFSMSVNSVAVLRLMGKGAGVAPAGVSRGRGSTRSRAGRGRGESGFYQRSIEEAEGGAFGRGGVREIHRSQSWDDRGDRRFEKPIRREGARPSFEEATPSGRKDFARSDSDNWRTLREEHEEEEEGSSNAGGGSGGSWRQSGGSRRESERWRSASPDGGPRSAGWREHGDGRRRKFDFDFREREEEPPRGGRRHRQSSDSFEEDKDGLPEWCLEDEEEEMGTFDSSGAFMSLKKSPKELGLEEQELSFQPLPEEQEEEEQEEEPPPQEAQEGNARTSPSPMERAERDPRSLQAPAHHVLCLTELRPPPPSDRPGPEEKKLPAPPGTPWHPSPPFIPLAATTTTTTNAASNCENVGLGNTSKVEKVVLVSTGNSDAEAADGDPGPLGCPAQPNPAAAPPLPMAAPPAAPAEFTVGDNEDEDGMKHLQQEAEKMVASLQDSSLEEEHFGPAIPDHRNTAAALPLSHEAAMKWFYKDPQGEIQGPFATQEMAEWFQAGYFAMSLLVKRGCDEGFQPLGEVIKMWGRVPFAPGPSPPPLLGNMDQERLKKQQELAAAAIYQQLQQQQLLQLVNSRQYAQCSLQQKGSSGDLAQQQQLNTFLQQLQALKPRSGEQQGLIPSMNRSISVPDTGSLWDTHTSASPQAGGEASLWDIPINSSTQGPILEQLQLQHKLQERRGAEFRAKRDEDERKRREEEELYRRKQARLPSSSSWGQQSVNASSGQSSFSLADLQKLGDARACRELREECRHQEIVQKLLQQQQQQQSTQPLWGGLAKQSPSLKALLELQQENERHLQKPAQTRAQQRAHGGHGLSSLSSQWASDVGSLWGGHEKASPLGLWEESVKGPGPLGRNLGLRNSRSSPSLGDAYSVSSRQSRKKTDEEEKLLKLLQGIHKPPQDGFTQWCEQMLHALTTSSSLDVPTVVAFLKEMESPYDVHDCIRSCLGDTLEAKEFAKQFLERRAKQRANQQRQLQQQEASWLSSSSLQSLFQANHSPKPPSFENSQAVKIKRRPVMLHADPSILGYALHGAPSELETVEDY encoded by the exons ATGGCCGCCGAGATGCTGAATTTTGGGCCAGAATG gcttcgCGCACTCTCCAGTGGGGGCAACGTGGCTTCCCCTCCATCCTCCCCTGCCATGCCAAAGTACAAACTAGCCGAGTACCGATACGGGCGGGAAGAGATGCTAGCACTTTATGTCAAAGACAATAAG GTCCCTGACGAAATGCAAGACCGGGAATTCTCCGCCATCTTGGAGGAGGACCCTCTGCAGCCCCTGGCATTGGTCCCGTTGACGGAAGAAGAGCAG CGGAACTTCTCCATGTCCGTGAACAGCGTGGCCGTGCTGAGGCTGATGGGGAAGGGGGCTGGGGTGGCTCCCGCAGGGGTCTCGCGCGGGAGAGGAAGCACCCGGAGCCGAG CAGGCCGTGGGCGAGGCGAGAGCGGCTTTTACCAAAGAAGCATCGAGGAGGCGGAAGGTGGTGCCTTTGGCCGAGGAGGGGTCCGTGAAATCCACCGTAGTCAGAGTTGGGATGACCG AGGGGACCGGCGATTTGAGAAGCCCATCCGTCGGGAAGGAG CCCGGCCGTCCTTTGAGGAGGCGACTCCCTCTGGCCGCAAGGACTTTGCCCGCTCGGACAGCGACAACTGGCGCACGCTGCGCGAGGAgcacgaggaggaggaagagggcagCAGCAATGCGGGGGGCGGCTCAGGCGGAAGCTGGCGGCAGAGCGGGGGGTCCCGGCGAGAGAGTGAGCGCTGGCGGTCAGCCAGCCCAG ATGGAGGGCCGCGTTCGGCCGGGTGGCGGGAACATGGGGATGGGCGTCGCCGGAAGTTTGACTTCGACTTCCGGGAACGCGAGGAGGAGCCGCCACGGGGCGGACGACGCCACCGGCAAAGCAGCGACAGCTTTGAGGAGGACAAGGACGGGCTGCCCGAGTGGTGCTTggaggacgaggaagaggagatggGCACGTTCGACTCTTCGGGCGCCTTCATGTCCCTCAAG AAGAGCCCCAAGGAGCTGGGCCTGGAGGAGCAGGAGCTGAGTTTCCAGCCGCTGCCCgaggagcaagaggaggaggagcaggaggaggagccgCCGCCCCAGGAAGCCCAGGAGGGCAACGCCAGGACCAGCCCCAGCCCCATGGAGAGGGCAGAGAGAG accctcgcAGCCTCCAGGCGCCGGCACATCATGTTCTCTGCTTGACTGAACTGAGGCCTCCTCCCCCTTCAGATCGTCCAGGCCCTGAGGAGAAGAAACTCCCTGCTCCCCCGGGAACCCCCTGGCACCCAAGCCCTCCCTTCATTCCTCTcgctgccaccaccaccaccaccaccaacgcCGCCAGCAACTGTGAAAACGTGGGGCTGGGAAACACTTCCAAAGTGGAGAAGGTGGTGCTGGTGTCAACGGGCAACTCGGACGCGGAGGCAGCAGATG GGGACCCAGGCCCCCTCGGCTGCCCAGCTCAGCCCAACCCGGCggctgcccctcccctccccatggcGGCCCCGCCTGCTGCTCCTGCCGAATTCACAGTGGGTGACAACGAGGACGAGGACGGGATGAAGCACCTGCAGCAG GAAGCAGAGAAGATGGTGGCCTCCCTGCAAGACAGCTCGCTGGAGGAGGAGCACTTCGGCCCGGCCATCCCTGACCACCGCAACACGGCGGCCGCCTTGCCCCTCTCCCATGAAGCAGCCATGAAGTGGTTCTACAAGGACCCCCAGGGGGAAATCCAAG GACCCTTCGCTACCCAAGAGATGGCCGAGTGGTTCCAGGCAGGCTACTTTGCCATGTCACTCTTGGTGAAGCGGGGCTGCGACGAGGGCTTCCAGCCCCTGGGAGAAGTGATCAAGATGTGGGGTAGAGTGCCTTTTGCACCCGGTCCATCGCCCCCGCCATTGCTG GGAAACATGGACCAGGAGCGCCTGAAGAAGCAACAGGAACTGGCAGCTGCAGCCATCTACCAACAGCTCCAGCAACAGCAGCTGCTTCAGCTCGTCAACAG CCGGCAATACGCCCAGTGTTCCCTGCAGCAGAAGGGGTCGTCGGGGGACCtggcccagcagcagcagctgaacACCTTCCTCCAGCAGCTGCAGGCTCTCAAGCCCAG ATCTGGGGAGCAGCAGGGCCTGATCCCCTCCATGAACCGATCCATATCTGTGCCAGACACTGGGTCCCTCTGGGACACACATACCTCAGCCTCACCACAAGCAG GCGGTGAAGCCAGTTTGTGGGATATTCCAATTAATTCTTCAACTCAGGGTCCGATCTTAGAACAACTTCAACTACAACATAAA cTGCAAGAGCGCCGAGGGGCCGAATTCAGGGCGAAGCGGGACGAGGACGAACGGAAGCGGCGCGAAGAAGAAGAGCTCTACCGGCGCAAACAGGCAAGG ctgccctcctcttcctcctggggCCAGCAGTCCGTCAACGCCTCTTCCGGTCAGAGCAGCTTCAGCCTGGCCGACCTACAGAAGCTGGGAGACGCTCGGGCCTGCCGGGAACTGCGGGAGGAG tGCCGCCACCAGGAGATCGTGCAGAAACTcctccagcagcagcagcagcagcagagcacGCAGCCCCTCTGGGGGGGCCTGGCCAAGCAGAGCCCCTCCCTGAAGGCCCTGCTGGAGTTGCAGCAGGAGAATGAGAGGCACCTGCAGAAGCCGGCCCAAACCCGGGCCCAGCAGCGAGCG CATGGCGGACATGGTCTGAGCAGCCTCTCCTCTCAGTGGGCTTCTGACGTGGGTTCGCTGTGGGGCGGTCACGAAAAAGCCAGCCCTCTCGGCCTGTGGGAGGAGAGCGTGAAGGGCCCCGGGCCTCTAGGCCGCAACCTGGGCTTGAGGAACAGCCGGAGCAGCCCCTCCCTAGG ggACGCCTACTCCGTCTCCAGCCGGCAGAGCCGGAAGAAAACGGACGAGGAGGAGAAGCTGCTGAAGCTGCTCCAGGGCATCCACAAGCCTCCCCAGGACGGCTTCACCCAGTGGTGCGAGCAGATGCTGCACGCCCTCACCACTTCCAGCAGCCTTGATG TGCCCACCGTGGTGGCTTTCCTGAAGGAGATGGAGTCGCCCTACGACGTCCACGACTGCATCCGCTCCTGCCTGGGAGACACCTTGGAAGCCAAAGAGTTTGCGAAACAGTTCCTCGAGCGCCGTGCCAAGCAGAGAGCCAATCAGCAGCGACAGTTGCAGCAGCAG GAGGCCTCGTGGCTCAGCTCCAGCAGCCTGCAGTCGCTCTTCCAGGCCAACCACAGCCCCAAACCGCCATCCTTTGAGAACAGCCAAGCCGTGAAGATCAAGAGGCGCCCCGTGATGCTGCACGCAGATCCCAGCATCCTGG GCTACGCTCTTCATGGCGCCCCCAGCGAGCTGGAAACGGTGGAGGACTACTga
- the GIGYF1 gene encoding GRB10-interacting GYF protein 1 isoform X8: protein MAAEMLNFGPEWLRALSSGGNVASPPSSPAMPKYKLAEYRYGREEMLALYVKDNKVPDEMQDREFSAILEEDPLQPLALVPLTEEEQRNFSMSVNSVAVLRLMGKGAGVAPAGVSRGRGSTRSRAGRGRGESGFYQRSIEEAEGGAFGRGGVREIHRSQSWDDRGDRRFEKPIRREGARPSFEEATPSGRKDFARSDSDNWRTLREEHEEEEEGSSNAGGGSGGSWRQSGGSRRESERWRSASPDGGPRSAGWREHGDGRRRKFDFDFREREEEPPRGGRRHRQSSDSFEEDKDGLPEWCLEDEEEEMGTFDSSGAFMSLKKSPKELGLEEQELSFQPLPEEQEEEEQEEEPPPQEAQEGNARTSPSPMERAERDPRSLQAPAHHVLCLTELRPPPPSDRPGPEEKKLPAPPGTPWHPSPPFIPLAATTTTTTNAASNCENVGLGNTSKVEKVVLVSTGNSDAEAADGDPGPLGCPAQPNPAAAPPLPMAAPPAAPAEFTVGDNEDEDGMKHLQQEAEKMVASLQDSSLEEEHFGPAIPDHRNTAAALPLSHEAAMKWFYKDPQGEIQGPFATQEMAEWFQAGYFAMSLLVKRGCDEGFQPLGEVIKMWGRVPFAPGPSPPPLLLSKASPSISKRSRNSRAAPTLSILGASGSISGPHRSSVPALSIQGNMDQERLKKQQELAAAAIYQQLQQQQLLQLVNSRQYAQCSLQQKGSSGDLAQQQQLNTFLQQLQALKPRSGEQQGLIPSMNRSISVPDTGSLWDTHTSASPQAGGEASLWDIPINSSTQGPILEQLQLQHKLQERRGAEFRAKRDEDERKRREEEELYRRKQCRHQEIVQKLLQQQQQQQSTQPLWGGLAKQSPSLKALLELQQENERHLQKPAQTRAQQRAHGGHGLSSLSSQWASDVGSLWGGHEKASPLGLWEESVKGPGPLGRNLGLRNSRSSPSLGDAYSVSSRQSRKKTDEEEKLLKLLQGIHKPPQDGFTQWCEQMLHALTTSSSLDVPTVVAFLKEMESPYDVHDCIRSCLGDTLEAKEFAKQFLERRAKQRANQQRQLQQQEASWLSSSSLQSLFQANHSPKPPSFENSQAVKIKRRPVMLHADPSILGYALHGAPSELETVEDY from the exons ATGGCCGCCGAGATGCTGAATTTTGGGCCAGAATG gcttcgCGCACTCTCCAGTGGGGGCAACGTGGCTTCCCCTCCATCCTCCCCTGCCATGCCAAAGTACAAACTAGCCGAGTACCGATACGGGCGGGAAGAGATGCTAGCACTTTATGTCAAAGACAATAAG GTCCCTGACGAAATGCAAGACCGGGAATTCTCCGCCATCTTGGAGGAGGACCCTCTGCAGCCCCTGGCATTGGTCCCGTTGACGGAAGAAGAGCAG CGGAACTTCTCCATGTCCGTGAACAGCGTGGCCGTGCTGAGGCTGATGGGGAAGGGGGCTGGGGTGGCTCCCGCAGGGGTCTCGCGCGGGAGAGGAAGCACCCGGAGCCGAG CAGGCCGTGGGCGAGGCGAGAGCGGCTTTTACCAAAGAAGCATCGAGGAGGCGGAAGGTGGTGCCTTTGGCCGAGGAGGGGTCCGTGAAATCCACCGTAGTCAGAGTTGGGATGACCG AGGGGACCGGCGATTTGAGAAGCCCATCCGTCGGGAAGGAG CCCGGCCGTCCTTTGAGGAGGCGACTCCCTCTGGCCGCAAGGACTTTGCCCGCTCGGACAGCGACAACTGGCGCACGCTGCGCGAGGAgcacgaggaggaggaagagggcagCAGCAATGCGGGGGGCGGCTCAGGCGGAAGCTGGCGGCAGAGCGGGGGGTCCCGGCGAGAGAGTGAGCGCTGGCGGTCAGCCAGCCCAG ATGGAGGGCCGCGTTCGGCCGGGTGGCGGGAACATGGGGATGGGCGTCGCCGGAAGTTTGACTTCGACTTCCGGGAACGCGAGGAGGAGCCGCCACGGGGCGGACGACGCCACCGGCAAAGCAGCGACAGCTTTGAGGAGGACAAGGACGGGCTGCCCGAGTGGTGCTTggaggacgaggaagaggagatggGCACGTTCGACTCTTCGGGCGCCTTCATGTCCCTCAAG AAGAGCCCCAAGGAGCTGGGCCTGGAGGAGCAGGAGCTGAGTTTCCAGCCGCTGCCCgaggagcaagaggaggaggagcaggaggaggagccgCCGCCCCAGGAAGCCCAGGAGGGCAACGCCAGGACCAGCCCCAGCCCCATGGAGAGGGCAGAGAGAG accctcgcAGCCTCCAGGCGCCGGCACATCATGTTCTCTGCTTGACTGAACTGAGGCCTCCTCCCCCTTCAGATCGTCCAGGCCCTGAGGAGAAGAAACTCCCTGCTCCCCCGGGAACCCCCTGGCACCCAAGCCCTCCCTTCATTCCTCTcgctgccaccaccaccaccaccaccaacgcCGCCAGCAACTGTGAAAACGTGGGGCTGGGAAACACTTCCAAAGTGGAGAAGGTGGTGCTGGTGTCAACGGGCAACTCGGACGCGGAGGCAGCAGATG GGGACCCAGGCCCCCTCGGCTGCCCAGCTCAGCCCAACCCGGCggctgcccctcccctccccatggcGGCCCCGCCTGCTGCTCCTGCCGAATTCACAGTGGGTGACAACGAGGACGAGGACGGGATGAAGCACCTGCAGCAG GAAGCAGAGAAGATGGTGGCCTCCCTGCAAGACAGCTCGCTGGAGGAGGAGCACTTCGGCCCGGCCATCCCTGACCACCGCAACACGGCGGCCGCCTTGCCCCTCTCCCATGAAGCAGCCATGAAGTGGTTCTACAAGGACCCCCAGGGGGAAATCCAAG GACCCTTCGCTACCCAAGAGATGGCCGAGTGGTTCCAGGCAGGCTACTTTGCCATGTCACTCTTGGTGAAGCGGGGCTGCGACGAGGGCTTCCAGCCCCTGGGAGAAGTGATCAAGATGTGGGGTAGAGTGCCTTTTGCACCCGGTCCATCGCCCCCGCCATTGCTG TTGAGCAAAGCttcgccttcaatctcgaaacggtCCAGAAATTCTCGGGCGGCACCGACTCTGTCGATTCTGGGCGCTTCAGGAAGCATCTCGGGCCCCCACCGCAGCAGCGTtcctgcccttagcattcag GGAAACATGGACCAGGAGCGCCTGAAGAAGCAACAGGAACTGGCAGCTGCAGCCATCTACCAACAGCTCCAGCAACAGCAGCTGCTTCAGCTCGTCAACAG CCGGCAATACGCCCAGTGTTCCCTGCAGCAGAAGGGGTCGTCGGGGGACCtggcccagcagcagcagctgaacACCTTCCTCCAGCAGCTGCAGGCTCTCAAGCCCAG ATCTGGGGAGCAGCAGGGCCTGATCCCCTCCATGAACCGATCCATATCTGTGCCAGACACTGGGTCCCTCTGGGACACACATACCTCAGCCTCACCACAAGCAG GCGGTGAAGCCAGTTTGTGGGATATTCCAATTAATTCTTCAACTCAGGGTCCGATCTTAGAACAACTTCAACTACAACATAAA cTGCAAGAGCGCCGAGGGGCCGAATTCAGGGCGAAGCGGGACGAGGACGAACGGAAGCGGCGCGAAGAAGAAGAGCTCTACCGGCGCAAACAG tGCCGCCACCAGGAGATCGTGCAGAAACTcctccagcagcagcagcagcagcagagcacGCAGCCCCTCTGGGGGGGCCTGGCCAAGCAGAGCCCCTCCCTGAAGGCCCTGCTGGAGTTGCAGCAGGAGAATGAGAGGCACCTGCAGAAGCCGGCCCAAACCCGGGCCCAGCAGCGAGCG CATGGCGGACATGGTCTGAGCAGCCTCTCCTCTCAGTGGGCTTCTGACGTGGGTTCGCTGTGGGGCGGTCACGAAAAAGCCAGCCCTCTCGGCCTGTGGGAGGAGAGCGTGAAGGGCCCCGGGCCTCTAGGCCGCAACCTGGGCTTGAGGAACAGCCGGAGCAGCCCCTCCCTAGG ggACGCCTACTCCGTCTCCAGCCGGCAGAGCCGGAAGAAAACGGACGAGGAGGAGAAGCTGCTGAAGCTGCTCCAGGGCATCCACAAGCCTCCCCAGGACGGCTTCACCCAGTGGTGCGAGCAGATGCTGCACGCCCTCACCACTTCCAGCAGCCTTGATG TGCCCACCGTGGTGGCTTTCCTGAAGGAGATGGAGTCGCCCTACGACGTCCACGACTGCATCCGCTCCTGCCTGGGAGACACCTTGGAAGCCAAAGAGTTTGCGAAACAGTTCCTCGAGCGCCGTGCCAAGCAGAGAGCCAATCAGCAGCGACAGTTGCAGCAGCAG GAGGCCTCGTGGCTCAGCTCCAGCAGCCTGCAGTCGCTCTTCCAGGCCAACCACAGCCCCAAACCGCCATCCTTTGAGAACAGCCAAGCCGTGAAGATCAAGAGGCGCCCCGTGATGCTGCACGCAGATCCCAGCATCCTGG GCTACGCTCTTCATGGCGCCCCCAGCGAGCTGGAAACGGTGGAGGACTACTga
- the GIGYF1 gene encoding GRB10-interacting GYF protein 1 isoform X3, producing the protein MAAEMLNFGPEWLRALSSGGNVASPPSSPAMPKYKLAEYRYGREEMLALYVKDNKVPDEMQDREFSAILEEDPLQPLALVPLTEEEQRNFSMSVNSVAVLRLMGKGAGVAPAGVSRGRGSTRSRAGRGRGESGFYQRSIEEAEGGAFGRGGVREIHRSQSWDDRGDRRFEKPIRREGARPSFEEATPSGRKDFARSDSDNWRTLREEHEEEEEGSSNAGGGSGGSWRQSGGSRRESERWRSASPDGGPRSAGWREHGDGRRRKFDFDFREREEEPPRGGRRHRQSSDSFEEDKDGLPEWCLEDEEEEMGTFDSSGAFMSLKKSPKELGLEEQELSFQPLPEEQEEEEQEEEPPPQEAQEGNARTSPSPMERAERDPRSLQAPAHHVLCLTELRPPPPSDRPGPEEKKLPAPPGTPWHPSPPFIPLAATTTTTTNAASNCENVGLGNTSKVEKVVLVSTGNSDAEAADGDPGPLGCPAQPNPAAAPPLPMAAPPAAPAEFTVGDNEDEDGMKHLQQEAEKMVASLQDSSLEEEHFGPAIPDHRNTAAALPLSHEAAMKWFYKDPQGEIQGPFATQEMAEWFQAGYFAMSLLVKRGCDEGFQPLGEVIKMWGRVPFAPGPSPPPLLLSKASPSISKRSRNSRAAPTLSILGASGSISGPHRSSVPALSIQGNMDQERLKKQQELAAAAIYQQLQQQQLLQLVNSRQYAQCSLQQKGSSGDLAQQQQLNTFLQQLQALKPRSGEQQGLIPSMNRSISVPDTGSLWDTHTSASPQAGGEASLWDIPINSSTQGPILEQLQLQHKLQERRGAEFRAKRDEDERKRREEEELYRRKQLPSSSSWGQQSVNASSGQSSFSLADLQKLGDARACRELREECRHQEIVQKLLQQQQQQQSTQPLWGGLAKQSPSLKALLELQQENERHLQKPAQTRAQQRAHGGHGLSSLSSQWASDVGSLWGGHEKASPLGLWEESVKGPGPLGRNLGLRNSRSSPSLGDAYSVSSRQSRKKTDEEEKLLKLLQGIHKPPQDGFTQWCEQMLHALTTSSSLDVPTVVAFLKEMESPYDVHDCIRSCLGDTLEAKEFAKQFLERRAKQRANQQRQLQQQEASWLSSSSLQSLFQANHSPKPPSFENSQAVKIKRRPVMLHADPSILGYALHGAPSELETVEDY; encoded by the exons ATGGCCGCCGAGATGCTGAATTTTGGGCCAGAATG gcttcgCGCACTCTCCAGTGGGGGCAACGTGGCTTCCCCTCCATCCTCCCCTGCCATGCCAAAGTACAAACTAGCCGAGTACCGATACGGGCGGGAAGAGATGCTAGCACTTTATGTCAAAGACAATAAG GTCCCTGACGAAATGCAAGACCGGGAATTCTCCGCCATCTTGGAGGAGGACCCTCTGCAGCCCCTGGCATTGGTCCCGTTGACGGAAGAAGAGCAG CGGAACTTCTCCATGTCCGTGAACAGCGTGGCCGTGCTGAGGCTGATGGGGAAGGGGGCTGGGGTGGCTCCCGCAGGGGTCTCGCGCGGGAGAGGAAGCACCCGGAGCCGAG CAGGCCGTGGGCGAGGCGAGAGCGGCTTTTACCAAAGAAGCATCGAGGAGGCGGAAGGTGGTGCCTTTGGCCGAGGAGGGGTCCGTGAAATCCACCGTAGTCAGAGTTGGGATGACCG AGGGGACCGGCGATTTGAGAAGCCCATCCGTCGGGAAGGAG CCCGGCCGTCCTTTGAGGAGGCGACTCCCTCTGGCCGCAAGGACTTTGCCCGCTCGGACAGCGACAACTGGCGCACGCTGCGCGAGGAgcacgaggaggaggaagagggcagCAGCAATGCGGGGGGCGGCTCAGGCGGAAGCTGGCGGCAGAGCGGGGGGTCCCGGCGAGAGAGTGAGCGCTGGCGGTCAGCCAGCCCAG ATGGAGGGCCGCGTTCGGCCGGGTGGCGGGAACATGGGGATGGGCGTCGCCGGAAGTTTGACTTCGACTTCCGGGAACGCGAGGAGGAGCCGCCACGGGGCGGACGACGCCACCGGCAAAGCAGCGACAGCTTTGAGGAGGACAAGGACGGGCTGCCCGAGTGGTGCTTggaggacgaggaagaggagatggGCACGTTCGACTCTTCGGGCGCCTTCATGTCCCTCAAG AAGAGCCCCAAGGAGCTGGGCCTGGAGGAGCAGGAGCTGAGTTTCCAGCCGCTGCCCgaggagcaagaggaggaggagcaggaggaggagccgCCGCCCCAGGAAGCCCAGGAGGGCAACGCCAGGACCAGCCCCAGCCCCATGGAGAGGGCAGAGAGAG accctcgcAGCCTCCAGGCGCCGGCACATCATGTTCTCTGCTTGACTGAACTGAGGCCTCCTCCCCCTTCAGATCGTCCAGGCCCTGAGGAGAAGAAACTCCCTGCTCCCCCGGGAACCCCCTGGCACCCAAGCCCTCCCTTCATTCCTCTcgctgccaccaccaccaccaccaccaacgcCGCCAGCAACTGTGAAAACGTGGGGCTGGGAAACACTTCCAAAGTGGAGAAGGTGGTGCTGGTGTCAACGGGCAACTCGGACGCGGAGGCAGCAGATG GGGACCCAGGCCCCCTCGGCTGCCCAGCTCAGCCCAACCCGGCggctgcccctcccctccccatggcGGCCCCGCCTGCTGCTCCTGCCGAATTCACAGTGGGTGACAACGAGGACGAGGACGGGATGAAGCACCTGCAGCAG GAAGCAGAGAAGATGGTGGCCTCCCTGCAAGACAGCTCGCTGGAGGAGGAGCACTTCGGCCCGGCCATCCCTGACCACCGCAACACGGCGGCCGCCTTGCCCCTCTCCCATGAAGCAGCCATGAAGTGGTTCTACAAGGACCCCCAGGGGGAAATCCAAG GACCCTTCGCTACCCAAGAGATGGCCGAGTGGTTCCAGGCAGGCTACTTTGCCATGTCACTCTTGGTGAAGCGGGGCTGCGACGAGGGCTTCCAGCCCCTGGGAGAAGTGATCAAGATGTGGGGTAGAGTGCCTTTTGCACCCGGTCCATCGCCCCCGCCATTGCTG TTGAGCAAAGCttcgccttcaatctcgaaacggtCCAGAAATTCTCGGGCGGCACCGACTCTGTCGATTCTGGGCGCTTCAGGAAGCATCTCGGGCCCCCACCGCAGCAGCGTtcctgcccttagcattcag GGAAACATGGACCAGGAGCGCCTGAAGAAGCAACAGGAACTGGCAGCTGCAGCCATCTACCAACAGCTCCAGCAACAGCAGCTGCTTCAGCTCGTCAACAG CCGGCAATACGCCCAGTGTTCCCTGCAGCAGAAGGGGTCGTCGGGGGACCtggcccagcagcagcagctgaacACCTTCCTCCAGCAGCTGCAGGCTCTCAAGCCCAG ATCTGGGGAGCAGCAGGGCCTGATCCCCTCCATGAACCGATCCATATCTGTGCCAGACACTGGGTCCCTCTGGGACACACATACCTCAGCCTCACCACAAGCAG GCGGTGAAGCCAGTTTGTGGGATATTCCAATTAATTCTTCAACTCAGGGTCCGATCTTAGAACAACTTCAACTACAACATAAA cTGCAAGAGCGCCGAGGGGCCGAATTCAGGGCGAAGCGGGACGAGGACGAACGGAAGCGGCGCGAAGAAGAAGAGCTCTACCGGCGCAAACAG ctgccctcctcttcctcctggggCCAGCAGTCCGTCAACGCCTCTTCCGGTCAGAGCAGCTTCAGCCTGGCCGACCTACAGAAGCTGGGAGACGCTCGGGCCTGCCGGGAACTGCGGGAGGAG tGCCGCCACCAGGAGATCGTGCAGAAACTcctccagcagcagcagcagcagcagagcacGCAGCCCCTCTGGGGGGGCCTGGCCAAGCAGAGCCCCTCCCTGAAGGCCCTGCTGGAGTTGCAGCAGGAGAATGAGAGGCACCTGCAGAAGCCGGCCCAAACCCGGGCCCAGCAGCGAGCG CATGGCGGACATGGTCTGAGCAGCCTCTCCTCTCAGTGGGCTTCTGACGTGGGTTCGCTGTGGGGCGGTCACGAAAAAGCCAGCCCTCTCGGCCTGTGGGAGGAGAGCGTGAAGGGCCCCGGGCCTCTAGGCCGCAACCTGGGCTTGAGGAACAGCCGGAGCAGCCCCTCCCTAGG ggACGCCTACTCCGTCTCCAGCCGGCAGAGCCGGAAGAAAACGGACGAGGAGGAGAAGCTGCTGAAGCTGCTCCAGGGCATCCACAAGCCTCCCCAGGACGGCTTCACCCAGTGGTGCGAGCAGATGCTGCACGCCCTCACCACTTCCAGCAGCCTTGATG TGCCCACCGTGGTGGCTTTCCTGAAGGAGATGGAGTCGCCCTACGACGTCCACGACTGCATCCGCTCCTGCCTGGGAGACACCTTGGAAGCCAAAGAGTTTGCGAAACAGTTCCTCGAGCGCCGTGCCAAGCAGAGAGCCAATCAGCAGCGACAGTTGCAGCAGCAG GAGGCCTCGTGGCTCAGCTCCAGCAGCCTGCAGTCGCTCTTCCAGGCCAACCACAGCCCCAAACCGCCATCCTTTGAGAACAGCCAAGCCGTGAAGATCAAGAGGCGCCCCGTGATGCTGCACGCAGATCCCAGCATCCTGG GCTACGCTCTTCATGGCGCCCCCAGCGAGCTGGAAACGGTGGAGGACTACTga